In a single window of the Chelonia mydas isolate rCheMyd1 chromosome 8, rCheMyd1.pri.v2, whole genome shotgun sequence genome:
- the CCDC17 gene encoding coiled-coil domain-containing protein 17 isoform X4: MTDVRIFSCPSCDMGFRSKHLLDKHVEKFCIGSQAAGDSFSLHARHQEQHSLQGRKMPRNTETPDHTWRQLSDPRVRRVRLGQQPQDFLSHRERSLLGGYELKGSPSESQALRKLAEEFHKLRMSLEDTVPTLQPLKQEEDASRRISHQQGYRERLQEIAKAHEHQVADIQARNRHLEQQGEEIRRRLSELAVSNSSTTYIEQLLLELKAQEGKNQLVLDALKDQIGLMQAAASRSRLEPDSRTNAAEAAGKAGGKVSISLIPFPPAAGPLSSEIRALHLAYLQGGGSNPAVLAQMYDLQVEATALEGAAGKQEHKERKKKHRGLDAELLAVELENQRLEDELFKLKMQRDKRRADDGALDKELAEQQRAHTMETAQLHAEIGMLRLGAERTQPRRAGRRSPPMLPPPVAPPLPLPGLRELPFVERMGPQTHLSRHLLDPPDALGPAPYDPAAGFVIFYDFLLGLDPTFFQVCLVAGLYRNGQEMGKPTPLPVAYCQMGQSPPYVVDGQRGNHAILSTKQPVPRVRPSTSIALVMELQASGGFDAYGQEIQRLASRGWAKINLFDQLLQLISGRWKIPVRLLPVQPGLTTEQLNGIPQAGKTELYLRVVNARDADVQSMAEIDPGNASMYQYPPTVSRHTAPPAGSLPTQHPFHPAPTSLYLSAPPYTGFVDPPPIQEPPVQHKTSQRHGGAALRGGKLTEAQERRTQPQQGEPRNDDAGKRLGFIIDRVKGAPLGDGLLRLTGYHQKTGQVISTRNSGMTCCTTPVRSSIKLGYFIFGEQEVTFLDLLPKEDMILIVRFYHWPSGGVATTPWDQGSGGQQRPLGTDAWLAAWGVLRLTKPVGSDVARKGGLGAVTWNTGPHDLTLYHGPVPPAHALSVLPEERQPQGFPPYGSASGRLHVFSDKKPDQPFPPESPVTLSQPRDWPWAAFIHHTRETPASEPFIATDGFDLYIDGARFLPDAVTITRVTGRIFDSSYNQIGPDISTGLDLSSHIFEPLYNYSVQIRDPAVPPSAALLLKLYSLDRFSFKLVLIGWAALNLFVESGTQRAPGADSQGIQVSLNEGAHQLRVYHSGPATDQPFSVGALTSAGRYVPCASLLVRLLRAPADSSHQTLRRSLIPQADWVRFGLFQPRPDYSDGVYDSGSVVPTTGERCLYSAMGNRSAVLVREIAPQLAGNEGLELNTNEEISAWIKERLTRTMDSSPQPFNLTYVSRYLPTYGIKCL, translated from the exons ATGACGGACGTGAGGATTTTCAGCTGCCCGAGTTGCGACATGGGCTTCCGCTCAAAGCATCTGCTGGACAAGCATGTGGAGAAGTTCTGCATTGGCAGTCAGGCAGCAGGTGACTCCTTTTCTCTCCATGCCAGACACCAGGAGCAGCATAGCCTGCAGGGGAGGAAGATGCCCAGGAACACAGAGACTCCAGACCACACG TGGCGGCAGCTGAGCGACCCGCGGGTGAGGAGAGTCCGTCTGGGGCAGCAGCCGCAGGACTTCCTGAGTCACCGTGAGAGGAGCCTGCTCGGAGGCTATGAGCTTAAAGGGAGCCCCTCAGAGAGCCAGGCCTTGAGGAAGCTGGCTGAGGAG TTCCACAAACTGAGGATGTCTCTGGAGGACACTGTCCCTACTCTCCAACCCTTAAAGCAGGAG GAGGACGCCAGCCGTCGGATTTCCCACCAGCAGGGGTACAGGGAGCGGCTGCAGGAGATAGCAAAGGCGCACGAGCACCAGGTGGCTGATATCCAGGCCAGGAACCGGCAtctggagcagcagggagagg AAATCCGCAGGCGTCTGTCGGAGCTGGCCGTCAGCAACTCTTCCACCACGTACAtcgagcagctgctgctggagctgaagGCCCAGGAGGGGAAGAACCAGCTGGTGCTGGATGCTCTGAAAGACCAGATTGGGCTCATGCAGGCTGCAGCCTCGAG AAGCAGGCTGGAGCCAGACAGCCGTACCAACGCAGCCGAGGCCGCGGGGAAGGCAGGCGGGAAGGTCTCCATCAGTCTCATCCCGTTCCCTCCGGCTGCTGGGCCCCTCTCCTCGGAAATAAG AGCCCTGCACCTGGCCTACCTGCAGGGCGGAGGGAGCAACCCTGCCGTTCTGGCACAGATGTACGACCTGCAGGTGGAGGCCACGGCGCTGGAGGGGGCGGCCGGGAAGCAGGAACACAAGGAGCGGAAGAAAA AACACCGGGGCCTGGACGCAGAGCTGCTGGCGGTGGAGCTGGAGAATCAGCGGCTGGAGGACGAGCTCTTTAAGCTGAAGATGCAGAGGGATAAGAGGAGGGCAGATGACG gcgCTCTGGACAAAGAGCTGGCGGAGCAGCAGCGGGCGCACACCATGGAGACGGCTCAGCTGCACGCCGAGATCGGGATGCTGAGACTTGGAGCAGAGAGGACGCAGCCCCGACGGGCTGGGAGGAGGTCGCCACCCATGCTCCCGCCGCCagtggccccgcccctgcctctgccaggcCTGCGTGAGCTCCCCTTCGTG GAGCGAatggggcctcagacccatctcAGCAGACACTTGCTGGACCCTCCGGACGCCCTGGGACCTGCTCCGTATGACCCAGC ggcTGGCTTTGTGATATTCTACGACTTCCTGCTGGGCTTGGACCCTACCTTCTTCCAGGTTTGCCTAGTGGCCGGGCTTTACCGTAACGGGCAGGAGATGGGCAAGCCAACCCCTCTCCCTGTCGCTTACTGCCAAATGGGCCAGTCCCCACCGTATGTAGTAGACGGGCAGAGAGGCAACCATGCAATCCTATCAACTAAACAGCCGGTCCCAAG AGTCCGGCCCTCAACCTCCATCGCTCTGGTGATGGAGCTGCAGGCCTCTGGGGGCTTCGACGCCTACGGGCAGGAGATCCAGCGCCTGGCCTCCCGGGGATGGGCCAAAATCAACCTTTTTGACCAGCTCCTCCAGCTGATCAGCGGGCGATGGAAGATTCCGGTCCGGTTGCTTCCGGTGCAGCCGGGCCTCACAACAGAGCAGCTGAACGGGATCCCTCAG GCTGGCAAGACGGAGCTTTACCTTCGGGTGGTGAATGCGAGAGACGCCGACGTGCAGTCGATGGCCGAGATCGATCCTGGCAACGCCTCCATGTACCAGTACCCTCCCACG GTGTCCCGTcacacagcaccccctgcaggcAGCCTTCCAACCCAACACCCtttccaccctgcccccaccagccTGTACCTTTCTGCTCCTCCTTACACTGGCTTTGTTGACCCGCCTCCTATTCAGGAGCCACCCGTCCAGCACAAAACTAGTCAAAG GCATGGCGGAGCAGCCCTTCGGGGCGGGAAGTTGACGGAGGCCCAGGAACGCAGGACACAGCcccagcagggagagcccaggaaTGATGACGCGGGGAAGAGGTTGGGGTTCATCATAGACCGGGTGAAAGGCGCCCCACTGGGAGACGGGCTCCTCAGGCTGACCGGCTATCACCAGAAAACAGGGCAG gtGATCAGCACCAGGAACTCCGGGATGACCTGCTGCACGACCCCCGTGAGATCCAGCATTAAACTCGGCTACTTCATATTCGGGGAGCAGGAG gtgACTTTCCTGGACCTGCTGCCGAAGGAGGACATGATCCTGATTGTCCGCTTTTACCACTGGCCCAGTGGAGGGGTGGCCACCACCCCGTGGGACCAGGGTTCGGGTGGGCAGCAGCGGCCGCTGGGAACTGACGCGTGGTTGGCAGCCTGGGGTGTCCTCAGACTGACCAAGCCTGTTGGCTCCG ATGTGGCGAGGAAAGGGGGCCTAGGAGCAGTGACCTGGAACACGGGGCCCCATGATTTGACCCTGTACCAtggccctgtgcctcctgcccatgcGCTGTCAGTCCTG CCTGAGGAGCGGCAGCCCCAGGGCTTCCCGCCGTACGGCAGTGCCAGCGGGAGGCTGCACGTGTTCAGCGACAAGAAGCCGGACCAGCCTTTCCCACCCGAGTCGCCGGTCACTCTCAGCCAGCCGCGGGACTGGCCCTGG GCGGCGTTCATCCATCACACCAGGGAGACACCCGCCTCGGAGCCCTTCATCGCCACGGACGGCTTCGACCTATACATCGACGGGGCCCGGTTCCTGCCCGATGCCGTCACCATCACTAGGGTCACTGGCCGGATCTTTGACAGCAGCTACAACCA AATCGGGCCAGACATTTCCACGGGCCTTGATTTGAGCAGCCATATCTTCGAGCCACTCTACAACTATAGCGTGCAGATCCGGGATCCAGCAGTGCCGCCCTCCGCTGCACTCTTGCTAAAG CTCTACTCCCTGGATCGGTTCAGTTTCAAGCTCGTCCTGATTGGctgggcagctctcaatctcttTGTGGAATCTGGGACGCAGAGAGCCCCTGGGGCAGATtcccaggggatccag GTCTCTCTGAACGAGGGTGCCCACCAGCTTCGCGTGTACCACAGTGGCCCTGCCACGGACCAGCCGTTCTCTGTCGGCGCTCTCACCTCCGCAGGACG gtaCGTCCCATGTGCCAGCCTGCTCGTCAGGCTGCTCAGAGCCCCCGCGGACTCCAGCCACCAAACCCTGAGGAGAAGCCTGATTCCCCAAGCAGACTGGGTCAGATTCGGCCTCTTCCAGCCCAGGCCTGACTATTCAGACGGGGTCTATGATTCAGGCTCGGTCGTGCCCACCACTGGAGAGAGGTGCCTCTACAGCGCCATGGGAAACAG GTCTGCAGTGCTGGTTCGGGAGATTGCCCCTCAGCTTGCTGGAAACGAAGGCCTGGAGCTGAATACAAATGAGGAGATCTCTGCTTGGATCAAAGAGAGACTGACCAGGACGATGGACAGCAGCCCTCAGCCTTTCAACCTTACCTATGTCTCTCGATACCTCCCTACATACGGCATCAAG tgtcttTAA
- the CCDC17 gene encoding coiled-coil domain-containing protein 17 isoform X3 yields MTDVRIFSCPSCDMGFRSKHLLDKHVEKFCIGSQAAGDSFSLHARHQEQHSLQGRKMPRNTETPDHTWRQLSDPRVRRVRLGQQPQDFLSHRERSLLGGYELKGSPSESQALRKLAEEFHKLRMSLEDTVPTLQPLKQEEDASRRISHQQGYRERLQEIAKAHEHQVADIQARNRHLEQQGEEIRRRLSELAVSNSSTTYIEQLLLELKAQEGKNQLVLDALKDQIGLMQAAASRSRLEPDSRTNAAEAAGKAGGKVSISLIPFPPAAGPLSSEIRALHLAYLQGGGSNPAVLAQMYDLQVEATALEGAAGKQEHKERKKKHRGLDAELLAVELENQRLEDELFKLKMQRDKRRADDGALDKELAEQQRAHTMETAQLHAEIGMLRLGAERTQPRRAGRRSPPMLPPPVAPPLPLPGLRELPFVERMGPQTHLSRHLLDPPDALGPAPYDPAAGFVIFYDFLLGLDPTFFQVCLVAGLYRNGQEMGKPTPLPVAYCQMGQSPPYVVDGQRGNHAILSTKQPVPRVRPSTSIALVMELQASGGFDAYGQEIQRLASRGWAKINLFDQLLQLISGRWKIPVRLLPVQPGLTTEQLNGIPQAGKTELYLRVVNARDADVQSMAEIDPGNASMYQYPPTVSRHTAPPAGSLPTQHPFHPAPTSLYLSAPPYTGFVDPPPIQEPPVQHKTSQRHGGAALRGGKLTEAQERRTQPQQGEPRNDDAGKRLGFIIDRVKGAPLGDGLLRLTGYHQKTGQVISTRNSGMTCCTTPVRSSIKLGYFIFGEQEVTFLDLLPKEDMILIVRFYHWPSGGVATTPWDQGSGGQQRPLGTDAWLAAWGVLRLTKPVGSDVARKGGLGAVTWNTGPHDLTLYHGPVPPAHALSVLPEERQPQGFPPYGSASGRLHVFSDKKPDQPFPPESPVTLSQPRDWPWAAFIHHTRETPASEPFIATDGFDLYIDGARFLPDAVTITRVTGRIFDSSYNQIGPDISTGLDLSSHIFEPLYNYSVQIRDPAVPPSAALLLKLYSLDRFSFKLVLIGWAALNLFVESGTQRAPGADSQGIQVSLNEGAHQLRVYHSGPATDQPFSVGALTSAGRYVPCASLLVRLLRAPADSSHQTLRRSLIPQADWVRFGLFQPRPDYSDGVYDSGSVVPTTGERCLYSAMGNSPETLSHQLSRWISFLLSITLAVLDLHPDPRPPLRFQSWTLSQQTGWCHLLSPPWMVPARQHLSPSASLWA; encoded by the exons ATGACGGACGTGAGGATTTTCAGCTGCCCGAGTTGCGACATGGGCTTCCGCTCAAAGCATCTGCTGGACAAGCATGTGGAGAAGTTCTGCATTGGCAGTCAGGCAGCAGGTGACTCCTTTTCTCTCCATGCCAGACACCAGGAGCAGCATAGCCTGCAGGGGAGGAAGATGCCCAGGAACACAGAGACTCCAGACCACACG TGGCGGCAGCTGAGCGACCCGCGGGTGAGGAGAGTCCGTCTGGGGCAGCAGCCGCAGGACTTCCTGAGTCACCGTGAGAGGAGCCTGCTCGGAGGCTATGAGCTTAAAGGGAGCCCCTCAGAGAGCCAGGCCTTGAGGAAGCTGGCTGAGGAG TTCCACAAACTGAGGATGTCTCTGGAGGACACTGTCCCTACTCTCCAACCCTTAAAGCAGGAG GAGGACGCCAGCCGTCGGATTTCCCACCAGCAGGGGTACAGGGAGCGGCTGCAGGAGATAGCAAAGGCGCACGAGCACCAGGTGGCTGATATCCAGGCCAGGAACCGGCAtctggagcagcagggagagg AAATCCGCAGGCGTCTGTCGGAGCTGGCCGTCAGCAACTCTTCCACCACGTACAtcgagcagctgctgctggagctgaagGCCCAGGAGGGGAAGAACCAGCTGGTGCTGGATGCTCTGAAAGACCAGATTGGGCTCATGCAGGCTGCAGCCTCGAG AAGCAGGCTGGAGCCAGACAGCCGTACCAACGCAGCCGAGGCCGCGGGGAAGGCAGGCGGGAAGGTCTCCATCAGTCTCATCCCGTTCCCTCCGGCTGCTGGGCCCCTCTCCTCGGAAATAAG AGCCCTGCACCTGGCCTACCTGCAGGGCGGAGGGAGCAACCCTGCCGTTCTGGCACAGATGTACGACCTGCAGGTGGAGGCCACGGCGCTGGAGGGGGCGGCCGGGAAGCAGGAACACAAGGAGCGGAAGAAAA AACACCGGGGCCTGGACGCAGAGCTGCTGGCGGTGGAGCTGGAGAATCAGCGGCTGGAGGACGAGCTCTTTAAGCTGAAGATGCAGAGGGATAAGAGGAGGGCAGATGACG gcgCTCTGGACAAAGAGCTGGCGGAGCAGCAGCGGGCGCACACCATGGAGACGGCTCAGCTGCACGCCGAGATCGGGATGCTGAGACTTGGAGCAGAGAGGACGCAGCCCCGACGGGCTGGGAGGAGGTCGCCACCCATGCTCCCGCCGCCagtggccccgcccctgcctctgccaggcCTGCGTGAGCTCCCCTTCGTG GAGCGAatggggcctcagacccatctcAGCAGACACTTGCTGGACCCTCCGGACGCCCTGGGACCTGCTCCGTATGACCCAGC ggcTGGCTTTGTGATATTCTACGACTTCCTGCTGGGCTTGGACCCTACCTTCTTCCAGGTTTGCCTAGTGGCCGGGCTTTACCGTAACGGGCAGGAGATGGGCAAGCCAACCCCTCTCCCTGTCGCTTACTGCCAAATGGGCCAGTCCCCACCGTATGTAGTAGACGGGCAGAGAGGCAACCATGCAATCCTATCAACTAAACAGCCGGTCCCAAG AGTCCGGCCCTCAACCTCCATCGCTCTGGTGATGGAGCTGCAGGCCTCTGGGGGCTTCGACGCCTACGGGCAGGAGATCCAGCGCCTGGCCTCCCGGGGATGGGCCAAAATCAACCTTTTTGACCAGCTCCTCCAGCTGATCAGCGGGCGATGGAAGATTCCGGTCCGGTTGCTTCCGGTGCAGCCGGGCCTCACAACAGAGCAGCTGAACGGGATCCCTCAG GCTGGCAAGACGGAGCTTTACCTTCGGGTGGTGAATGCGAGAGACGCCGACGTGCAGTCGATGGCCGAGATCGATCCTGGCAACGCCTCCATGTACCAGTACCCTCCCACG GTGTCCCGTcacacagcaccccctgcaggcAGCCTTCCAACCCAACACCCtttccaccctgcccccaccagccTGTACCTTTCTGCTCCTCCTTACACTGGCTTTGTTGACCCGCCTCCTATTCAGGAGCCACCCGTCCAGCACAAAACTAGTCAAAG GCATGGCGGAGCAGCCCTTCGGGGCGGGAAGTTGACGGAGGCCCAGGAACGCAGGACACAGCcccagcagggagagcccaggaaTGATGACGCGGGGAAGAGGTTGGGGTTCATCATAGACCGGGTGAAAGGCGCCCCACTGGGAGACGGGCTCCTCAGGCTGACCGGCTATCACCAGAAAACAGGGCAG gtGATCAGCACCAGGAACTCCGGGATGACCTGCTGCACGACCCCCGTGAGATCCAGCATTAAACTCGGCTACTTCATATTCGGGGAGCAGGAG gtgACTTTCCTGGACCTGCTGCCGAAGGAGGACATGATCCTGATTGTCCGCTTTTACCACTGGCCCAGTGGAGGGGTGGCCACCACCCCGTGGGACCAGGGTTCGGGTGGGCAGCAGCGGCCGCTGGGAACTGACGCGTGGTTGGCAGCCTGGGGTGTCCTCAGACTGACCAAGCCTGTTGGCTCCG ATGTGGCGAGGAAAGGGGGCCTAGGAGCAGTGACCTGGAACACGGGGCCCCATGATTTGACCCTGTACCAtggccctgtgcctcctgcccatgcGCTGTCAGTCCTG CCTGAGGAGCGGCAGCCCCAGGGCTTCCCGCCGTACGGCAGTGCCAGCGGGAGGCTGCACGTGTTCAGCGACAAGAAGCCGGACCAGCCTTTCCCACCCGAGTCGCCGGTCACTCTCAGCCAGCCGCGGGACTGGCCCTGG GCGGCGTTCATCCATCACACCAGGGAGACACCCGCCTCGGAGCCCTTCATCGCCACGGACGGCTTCGACCTATACATCGACGGGGCCCGGTTCCTGCCCGATGCCGTCACCATCACTAGGGTCACTGGCCGGATCTTTGACAGCAGCTACAACCA AATCGGGCCAGACATTTCCACGGGCCTTGATTTGAGCAGCCATATCTTCGAGCCACTCTACAACTATAGCGTGCAGATCCGGGATCCAGCAGTGCCGCCCTCCGCTGCACTCTTGCTAAAG CTCTACTCCCTGGATCGGTTCAGTTTCAAGCTCGTCCTGATTGGctgggcagctctcaatctcttTGTGGAATCTGGGACGCAGAGAGCCCCTGGGGCAGATtcccaggggatccag GTCTCTCTGAACGAGGGTGCCCACCAGCTTCGCGTGTACCACAGTGGCCCTGCCACGGACCAGCCGTTCTCTGTCGGCGCTCTCACCTCCGCAGGACG gtaCGTCCCATGTGCCAGCCTGCTCGTCAGGCTGCTCAGAGCCCCCGCGGACTCCAGCCACCAAACCCTGAGGAGAAGCCTGATTCCCCAAGCAGACTGGGTCAGATTCGGCCTCTTCCAGCCCAGGCCTGACTATTCAGACGGGGTCTATGATTCAGGCTCGGTCGTGCCCACCACTGGAGAGAGGTGCCTCTACAGCGCCATGGGAAACAG TCCtgagacgctctcccaccagcTCTCCCGGTGGATCTCGTTCTTGCTCAGCATCACACTTGCTGTTCTCGACCTGCACCCTGACCCACGGCCCCCTCTGCGGTTCCAGTCTTGGACCTTGTCTCAGCAGACTGGGTGGTGTCATCTTTTGTCACCCCCATGGATGGTTCCAGCCAGGCAGCATCTGTCTCCCAGTGCGTCTCTCTGGGCCTGA